A part of Salvelinus alpinus chromosome 5, SLU_Salpinus.1, whole genome shotgun sequence genomic DNA contains:
- the LOC139576923 gene encoding breakpoint cluster region protein-like isoform X3 has translation MGETCTEELILDQTSSQFTSSCSLEDEGDTGPRKPPGTGARLWGKVRSTLLRQKLDPQTLQSKDWQRTVITMNGIEVKLSMKFTSREFSLKRMPSRKQSGVFGVKISVVTKRERSKVPLIVKQCVEEIERRGMEEVGIYRVSGVATDIQALKGAFDANNKDVSVMMSEMDVNAIAGTLKLYFRELPEPLFTDDLYPNFAGGIALSDSVAKESCMLNLLLSLPEPNLVTFLFLLDHLKRITDNESVNKMSFHNLATVFGPTLLRPSEKDSKIPSNATQPITMNDSWSLEVMSQVQVLLYFLQLESIPTPDSKRQSILFSTEV, from the exons ATGGGTGAGACCTGTACTGAAGAGCTGATTCTGGATCAGACCAGCAGTCAGTTCACTAGCAGCTGTTCTCTGGAGGATGAGGGGGACACAGGTCCCAGGAAGCCCCCAGGCACAGGGGCACGGCTGTGGGGCAAGGTCCGCAGCACTCTGCTCAGACAGAAG CTGGATCCCCAGACCCTACAAAGCAAAGACTGGCAAAGAACAGTCATCACCATGAACGGA ATTGAGGTGAAGCTGTCAATGAAGTTCACCAGCAGAGAGTTCAGTCTGAAGAGAATGCCCTCACGGAAACAGTCAGGCGTGTTTGGGGTGAAAATCAGTGTTGTAACCAA ACGGGAGCGGTCCAAGGTGCCCCTTATCGTGAAGCAGTGTGTAGAGGAGATAGAGCGCCGGGGCATGGAGGAGGTGGGAATCTACCGGGTCTCAGGGGTGGCTACAGACATCCAGGCCCTGAAGGGTGCATTTGATGCCA ACAATAAGGATGTGTCGGTGATGATGAGTGAGATGGATGTGAATGCAATTGCTGGTACGCTGAAGCTGTATTTCCGTGAGCTGCCGGAACCTCTTTTCACAGATGACCTGTACCCCAACTTCGCTGGAGGCATCG CCCTGTCAGACAGTGTGGCTAAGGAGAGCTGTATGCTGAACCTGCTGCTATCACTCCCAGAACCCAACCTGgtcaccttcctcttcctgctGGACCACCTGAAGAG GATTACTGATAATGAGAGCGTTAACAAGATGTCTTTCCACAACCTGGCCACGGTCTTTGGCCCCACCCTGCTCCGCCCCTCTGAGAAAGACAGCAAGATCCCAAGCAATGCCACACAGCCCATCACTATGAATGACAGCTGGTCACTGGAGGTTATGTCACAG GTACAGGTCCTACTGTATTTCCTTCAGCTTGAGAGCATCCCAACACCGGACAGCAAACGTCAAAGCATCCTCTTCTCCACTGAAGTATAG